The DNA window ATTAGTATTTCAATTACTACATAGTTTCCTAAATACTGGTTATCTAGTTTATGACCGGtttcgttttttaataaaatctccTACTTCTAATTTACAATCTTTAGTATGCTTgtcatatatttgtttttgccgttttttattttgttcaatcaTTGATCGTGCTCTGAACTTTGATTCCTTGGCATAATcatctatattatatagaggTGTAATATTGTCATTAGTGTtacataaaatgtttaattaaggCGTTTTACTAACAAGCTCATATGTagtgttaaaaaatatgtaaagtaTATAAGCCAAACATCCTAATCTGTTTTGTCAGACGACATGTATGATTGTACCTAAGACTGGTGGTGGTGTGCGGTAGAAGTTATGTTTTCAATGTTTagatatttacataaataattgATTACTGAATTCTGATATTCGGTTCCCATGTCTGtaataaatgtattcattggaccgtactttagaataaagaattcaaatatagctttgctacagtttttgcacttttatccGGGATTGGAATGGCAACAAGATGTTTTGTTAGGTCACAAATTAAGGTGACTGCGTATTCATTTCCTTGTTCTGATTTAGGTAATGACCAATCGTATCCACTAAAACTCTATCAAATGCCTGAGTTTCTGTAATAGTCCAGGGCGTTTTTGTATGTTTCGTTGTTTTGGCCTGTTGgctttgaaaacattttttcactTAGCTTGCAACGTCACGTATCATGTTTTTCCCATACCAATGTCGGTTTATTTTTGCTAGCGTTTTCGTAATTCCTATATGTCCACCTTGTATTGGATCATTGTGTAGTCTAGACAGTatagcttctttttcttttttgttatttattgtgttcaccggcttgagtagcgctactcttaatttcattaatattttgttgcccatatttttgaatatatctattgaaataatttcaaagattATCTCGCTCTGTGCCATCATAAGTTGGTTAATCATATTTATACCGGTTGTTttttcaagcctttggaaaaatgTATCTAAATCGAATATTCCATTGGTATATAGATCATCAACTTTTATTCTTGCATACAAGTTTGATGCTGTTAAATGCAACGTCACTACTTTTTTAACATCTTTATTGCGAATGACGTCAATATTTTATGCTTAGAAGCTGTCGGTTGCTTTTGCAAATCCGAATCTGATTTTGAAACTAcccagtttttatttttctgtctaCTTTTTAATCTTGTAGTGGCTTTTAAAACTTGTCTATTAATATCTTTAAGTTCTTTGATGCTTATCCTTGACAAGGCATCTGCCACATATTTGTTCATTCcacattgaaaataaatatgttaaaagcTTATGATATGTTAAATGGTGCAGGGTTTACCGTAAACATATGGTCTAAATGACTTACAGCCCAATGTATTGCTGCTAATTCTTGTTCAGTTGTTGACTTGCTAGTTTCGCCTTTTGTAAATGTTCTAAAGGCGTATGCTATTAGGAGGTCTACCCCATCATATGACTGGGTTAAAACTGCTCCGCAAGCTTGCTTACTGGCATCTGTTGTTATACTAAATTCCTTATTGAAATCTGGGTATTGTAAAAGGGTTGGTTGaattaatgcattttaaagatattcaaAGGCTTTTTGACATTCAGGTGTCCAATTTaatgtaacatttttcttGCAAAGATGAGTTTGGTATAAAACGTCTGTAATAGTTGCAAAAAAGCTGGGAATCTTCTTGATTCATctgcatttaattattaaaaaaaaaaaaattcctttcTTTATGCATTTATGACCCAATAATGTGACTTCGTGCATAACAAATGAACATTTGTGTGTAGTTTGAGATTGTGTTTTCGGCATAGGGTAAATACgttagttaaatttttgatcaTATGATTTTCAGAACAACCTATTACTACCAGGTCATCCATGTAAAGGAAAGCTTGTGATGGTTCTAGTCCCGAAAAGGCTAGTGTCATCATCCTTTGAAATGAATTAGGGGCTATTTTTATGCCATAGTGTAATCGTTTGAAACAGTTTGAACCAGTGCTCGTTGAAAATGAAGtctttttctaaattaatttgaaaaaattttgctCTGCTAAGTTGATCGCGAATATCATCAATTCGAGGTAATGGGAATTTATTTGCTAATAATTTTGTCGGTAGTCGATAACTAATCTCCGTCGTTTTTCTTCTGTCCAGGAAGTGATTTTTTGGGTACGAGAagtaatgggctattgtattctgATACAGGGGGTTCTACTATGCcatatttaataagtttttcgAATTCTTATCGAATtcttcttttgttgttttataatttttaatataaactggAAAGTCATCcttcaaccttttttttttttgttcataaaaGTTATTTGAGGATATAGGTTCCTTTTTTAGTCCGAATATATCAGTAAATTTGACGCATAATTTAGTGAGggtacttttaaatatttcaggaacattttttaattgttctttTTTGGATATGACTTCGttttttctgatttctgtATTTTGTGGATTTTGATAGTTATATAATGGCTCATAATCGATTTTAGTAatgttcataattttattagcatCCGTCGCATTTAAAATGCGGACAAatgtattatttgaattaCCTATGGTGCTTGCTATTAATACACCATCGGATATATATTGgattttaataagtatttctTTGTGAGAcgtgtttatataaattcgTCTAACGACTTTAAAACAAGCAGGTATTATTAGATTATTGTCTATTGAATGTATAATTGGAATGTTGATCtctttacaaattattatcataaatGTTATGCAATCAAATTTATGATCTTGGTCGCAATAataacttaaaacattttggcgGCAAAGCCACGCTCGATTTTTCTAATCTAATTTTTGAAATGTCAGCAGTATTAACATTATACATAGTTCTTTATAATATTTGCAAGTAATAGAAAACCAAAACCCCTTACGAGGTTTTGTCCAATGCATGTGCGCTTACCTACACTGAAAGGAAAGAAATGAGGAATAGTCTTTTTGAGCTGAAGcaaagtgttaatttttttttccaaatctGTCTAGCTTAATCTCACCCGACTTGCTGTTTCTCTGTTCGTCAAAGCTACCACAGAGGTCTGATTCCTCCGACCTTCTTTCAAAGTCAATCAATTTTAACGGATGATTTTTGtgatatatattctttatttctaaaaatcgCTCAGGCTCGAATAGATCGGGACAACTCCAGTTTTTTTcgttcatatttaaaataaagttatttataataacGATTGTGCCCTTTGTAACGCCAAATCCAGATATTACTGTGTCTTCCAAAGCTACATGAGGAACAATAGGAGACGACGAATATCGTAATACTTCTGAAATCGAAGCCATTGTATATGGCATTACATTCATATCATAAAGACTAATACTTCTTAAGCCCTTATTGGAAACGATATGTACCTCTTGCTTAATTTGTTGACCAATCGATGAATTTTTAGCTATGTACGCCAGTGCCAACATTACCAAATTCCCAACCGCGGAGTGCCCCCCAATAAAATCTTCAagcataaaaattattgtattacGCGATACATCTTGATTTTCTTTTAGACTTTTTAGCAAAGCATCAGTAAAAACTTTGTCAGGCTCTTCTAAATTAACGTTTATTTCCCGAAGGTTGACAATTCtatctaaaataaatgtacGTATTGTAGTGGACcaattaactatttttttatgtgaTTATTGTAAAACGGTATTAACCACGGTAAGAAATCAAAAGAATATCCTTGGTTAATTTCCCAAAAGATTTCATCAAAGTActcaacaattttttgaaaatctttgTCGTTGTAATCGAACCGGACTGAACACATATATTGACAAAACATATTGGCACTGGCTTGAAGAATAAAAGGTTTTATGTCGCATGAATTTCCCGATGAGGTTTTATTAAGCTGGTCCAGTAAGTGAATAATTTCAAAGCCTCCGATATCAGACaactttgaaaaatatgtgGATGCTTCTCGAGGAGAACAATGCCGTCGTGCTAGATTTCTCcgtctttgttgttgttttatttctaaacTTACAATTTGGAACTTTCGCAAATTAGAGTTCTTAATCGCGAGCTATCCCAATCGGCCCCtctatattaaatttttgttatgaCCCAGCCGTAACAGTTCAGATCGTTTGTACACTTTTTTAGCGAAATTAATTGAGTAGAAAATcgtcatagctttaatgtttaaaaacatataccCATATACATCGAAATTATGATGtcttaaagaatattaaattattgcaaCAAATGCAAGGgcatataaacttcggcttgcagATGCtagcttcttttcttgtttttttttttttttttgaatttaaattttgtttaattctagacgtaattctaaaattataaaactaacctattataatttcagtcagaagttgcaacgcagtgaaggaaacaGTTCCgacccgtctgtccgtctgtctttCCCAAAAtctgtctttctattgcaattggacgactatagtatatagaCAAGTTCAAGTTTCAATAAAATCGGCCGACTGTATATATAAGAACAGtcggaaaattaaaacaaaaaaatgtaactccTCTatgctttgaattttttgatatagtaaaagtttacaaattcagaattatgctttaattttattaaaatcagaagGCGATAACATTTAACATACCTGCCATTGaagatcgaataattgagtaGAAAATtgtcatagctttaatgtttacAAACATATACCCATATACATCGAAATTATGATGTCtcaaagaatattaaattattgcaaCAAGTGCAAGGGAATATAAACTTTAACTTGCCGATGCtagcttcttttcttgtttttttttcggaacgagccggattcGACGACTACAGCATatagactagtttgcgtagaaactgACTGAGATGGACAGACAAAAGGAAATGGCTAAATAGACTaacctagtgatgctgatcaaaaatatgtaTGCTTTATATTCCCTGCGttgaaaacttctgactaaaattagtGTAAAATAAAACCCGAGCGAACGCTATAGTCGATttccccgactattagatacccttTACTCagataacaaattttaaaataaatattccctCAGAAAACATTCGTGTTATAGCTGGCGCCATCTGCCAAACTGCATTGACAATACTACAAGAAAACACAATGACATTATCTTATGCAGAGAAGCTGCAGAGCACACAGGAACAATATAaaaccacacacacattgaCAAGTTTCCCCGGGGAAATTAATCACACAAATTCGCTGCTCTTTATATTGTCGGAAACGgttccttctacctgttacatacttttaaatacttttttaatacaatataccctttacCACTAGCCCGTGGTAACGTGTGTGGTGCCTTGAGaaccagacaaggacagggaGAGTCAGAGAGAGAGATGGCTATaaaagagagcagcgaagggccgtgtgcagaaggaagttactggacggcaccggacttcggaacctgatattggtgccgtgcacagagggcgaaaggtcgaacggtaaagcCGTGAACTTTGGACCAGatggcaaggagacgccgataactggcggtaaacagaggcctatataagcaggccgagcgcaggaagctggatcagtcgatttctaccaagtcaacaagtaacagtcatcaagtgaaccagtaaccagtgaaacaacgtgaggAGCCAAGTAGAGCCGTgtggagtcatcaaggaaacaagatcgttACGTCGAGATTTTCGGGACTTaaagctaaagtctccgaattgagacacaggtagctgaggtccttacggcatcactcggctaagtccaggcgatatgtcacaacttctgtcgcgatttgaacTTGGCCTCCCACCCGGCGagtccgacagagttgaacaaatagaaaCCTTCGACAAGGAACCGTggactcagaaggaaagttgtctagcaCCAGCTGCCTgactacaaggactgcattggcgaacaccggcgtatgcctgatcgtactgcaggaattgtaaaaggtcctggtgcgactagcccgaaGGACgagcgtttgttcagctagtgtctcaaaaggcgtatgcgttgagagcacagcagttcaccgcgagactcccagaacggcagcttaccgaatcgtgagcgctacgccaacaaggagcggagcatGTCGTTAtatccggaggcagagcaaggacaacgagcgCCGTGTGAGCATCAGAAACGTCGAATTCtaaagtctgcggcagagagggtagggtggaagcgttcgtctagaacctggcgtttgacacAGAGACTGCGTTGGCAGCTTCCGGCGccagcaagggacaggaggctgcgacTGCGAAaggccttgagagcacagtgcctgttcaccctagtcagCAATCACAACCCAGCGAGCCGTTtaacgtgggaaggagccgacggcggagcatattgtcaatacaaaacccaggccgagggtcaagttggcgaataaaagatcctggtatactcccaatctttctgtgcgttttcactgatcaatagggtggtcacgtttatataaatttggtatgacgaacacttacattttctgagctagccgcacgatattcgtagcgagcattaaaatcaagaaaatcagttcgttacagcACTTCCGTAATACCTCCTAGAATGCATTTGGATGGAGTTACCTCCATCCTTGGGTTCCTTAAGTACGACCAGGGTGTCGCCCTTCAAGTTCTCGTTCTCCAGTTGCCATTTTGTACGCTCATGCGACGAGGTGAGGTATTCCGTATGCCAACGTTTCCAAAAGCCTTGGTAAATTGATTGCACTTGATTCCATCGTTCTAAGCGGTTGATAGGAACATCTAAACGGGATGGTTCCGGTGCAGCAGTGTAGGGAGCCCCAGATCCTATTAACCTCTTCATATGTAACTTGATAGATCGAACTCAGGTTTCCCATATACCTCCGAAGTGTGGCGCAGAAGGCGGTATGAAGCGACACATTATTCCCTCGGTGGCAAAGAAATTAGCTAATGTTTCGTCTCTGATTTGGTCCACAGCCAGTATCCTCATTTCATCGAGTACGCGTCTGCTGCCATGAAATGTGGTGCTGTTGTCTGATAGAGAACAGTTGGCTTAGATCAGCGGGCTATAAATCGTTAAAACACTGCGATAAACGCCTTGGTGATTAGATCGCTCACAGCTTCGATATGGAGCGCCTTAGTTGTTAGGCATACGAATATTGCAGTCCATGCCTTTTCGATCCGTGGTGTGCGACCACTTGTTTTTTTGACCGAGATTGGGCCAGCATAATCCAAGCTGGTATGTTGAAAGCAGCGGCTTGCTTGAACTCGAGGTGATAGTAGATCTCCCATGATATGGCCTACTTGTGCTTTTTCGTTGAAGGAAACAGCGTTTGCACTGGAATACCACTTTTTGGACAATGTTGCGTTAACCCAGAATCCAGTACTGTTCACGCAGATTCGTGAACGGCCACTCCAGTGTGCAGGTACATTATCAGCAATTGGAAAGTTCTTTGGAATCAGAATAGGATGCTTCGCGTTGTAGTTAAGAGACGACATCTCAATTCGTCCACCAACACGCATTAATTTCTCATCCTCCAGAAATGGAGAAAATCGAATCAGCTGCGATTTTGCGTGGAGCTGGAGTCCATTTTCGAGCTGTATGTACTCTTTTTGAAGGGCCTTTTGTTGAGTATGCCGGAGAAGTTAGCAACGCGCtgtcagcagctccattgagcTGGGGTACTCAGAAGTAGGCCTTTGCTTGAAACGAAGGCGTACAATGAAGCGATAGTAATAGCTAGTTACTCTTAAAAGTAGCGTCCATGATGAAATCTTGTTGATGAGTCGATTCGTCGATACTTTCATCAGGAAAGCTTTAAAGAGTGGAAGGTATTGCTGCAAGTTCCTCGGTGTTAATGACCGGATGTGTGGAAACGCGGAACTTGCTAGTCGACGGCGGCCATTCGTATTGTGGCTTGGCAAGCCAAGATGGGCCCTTTCACCAAAGTTCATGCTCGAGAAGCTTGGATGGGTAGGGACCTCGAGACGCGCAGTCGGCTGGATTGTCCTCAGAACGGACATGACTCCAGCAGTCGTTCAGGATCTCAGCCGTTCTGTTGCAGACGTATGTGTTCCAGTGCCGTGGTGGTGCAGACAGCCAGTGGAGCACTATCTCTGAATCCATCCAGCAGGTGGTGCTGCTTTTATGGGTGACACTCGTATTTTGGCGGCAATGAAGGTTATATGGAACCGGTCCGCAATTGCAAAACGACTGTAGGCGACCGCTCCATAATCGTGCATGGACGCGTCGGCGAATCCGTGCAATTGGATTTGTTGAAATGTTGAAACTAATGTTTCGAGGTACTTGACAGTGTTTTAGCGATGGAAAATCCTCAACTACGGCTTTCCAGCGTGAGTTTAAGTCTTAGGGAATTGTGTCGTCCCAGTGCGTAACAGCCGTCCAAGTTTCTTGAAATATGAGTTTGAGAATTACTGTAGTCGGCGCTGCAAGGCCTACGGGATCATCAATCTTGAAAAGTTGCGATAACAATTCTCGCTTCGTTGGATCAAAGCTGAGGTTAAAATCAATTGTTTTGATAAACATCACATCGCGACATGGGTACCACTGAACTCCAAGAACATCGATACGTTTCAGGCAAAGATTGCAGAAGGCGCCAACAGTAAGAACTCCACTTTCGTAACTTAAATTTCGCTTTGTCCAAAAGCTAAATAAATTCCGTTTGGGAACCAATAAGTCGTCAACTGAATCGCATCCAGTTGGTATACCGTCAAAATAGGCGTCGTGGGACAACACACGTGATGCTGCTGGGTACTCATGGCGATGATCGTCGGCTAACTGCTTAAACACTCTAACAGCCAGAAATTGAGGGGGCGCTAGGCCATAAGTGACGGTCAAAAGCCGAAAATGACTAATGGGCTCACTTTCACTTCTTCGCCAAAGAATGCGTTGAAAATTGGTGTGTGGCTTGGAAACTTGAATCCCTCGGAACATCTTTTCGATATCCGGACATAGGACATATCGGTGCTACCGGAAACGTAGACAAACTCGGAGCAGGTCACGCTGAATCGACGGACCAACATGAAGTCTGTTAGGGTTTTCTTCGATTTGAGCTGATTTCAGCTGTTCCATGTGACCACGTTGCAAGTAGTCATCCATCCTTGAATGGATACTCGACAAAATACGCTCCGTCTTCAGAGCGTGAGATTCTGTGGGGTCGCTGGAGTCCAAGAATGTCTGGCTAAGAGTGTTCATGTTCATGTCAAGATCCGCGTGATGTGTCAGAGCGGGAGCCTCGTGGTGCATTGTAAGACCCTGCAATAATCCAACCATCTATAGCTCCTGGGGTGCGGAATGTAGGATCTGCTAGAGGAAGCGCCGAAATTTGTTTCCACGCTAGAGATGTAGTGTCGATCGCTTGCGCTGGAAGCGATGACGTCAATGATGTCAGTATGACAGAGGCCAGTTCGATGATCTGCTCCGAATGTCGAGACCGCAGCTTAAAGTGTGCGCGTCCGCGAGTAAGACCTGCGTTGTTCGCTGCGAGGCCAAGAACTGAAATCCGTGCGTGCGTTCGACGCACGCCTATCCGCTGGACAAATGATTCCAAAGTGTCTTAGAGCATCCTGCATGTTGTGGTGTTTCCCCAGGCGTGATTACTTCTGCGAGGATGGTTGGCAAAAGGGCTTGCGAACCGGCAACCAGAATATTTTCAAGGGTATGATGAGTGTAGTTGTTTTCTATAGGCGGAAAGCTCCCCGATGGTGGGTCTTCTTGAAGGCAATGTTGATTGGTTACGAGTGAAGACGCAGCTCGGGAGGCTGTGGGAAGTTCGTTACGGTTAGAGCGTGGTGCTTCAACGTAGATTCTATTTTGAACTTGCTGCGGCGAGCCGTGCACCAATGTGTGATGTTTGCGGTGGCAAACCCGACACGTGTTTTTTGAGGTACAACTGCCGATCATATGTGAGGCGCTAAGGCAATTGAAACAAAGCTTTTTGATATTCAGGAATTCTCGGCGATCTGCGATGTCCAACGCGAGAAATTGGTTGCACCTAAAAAGTGGATGATTCTGCTGGCACGATGAGCAATTGTGTTGCTCTCGTCAAGGATGAGAGTCAGCATGATGTGTGGCAGTTGATCGCCGTGCTTGTGGCGCACGAACGAGTTGGCAGGCTTCTAAGGTGTCACAATGTGACGTCAGAAATTCCAGGAATTGGTTAGGGATACACTGGCTAGATCAGATTCTGCACATTCGGCCCATGATTGACGAGTTTCGGCATCCAATTTGGATAATAGTATAAACATTAACCAGGGGTTTCGTTGGTCACATTGAATGGCTTGTAAACCACGAAATACATCGTCTGCGCCATCAGTCAATTTCTACACAGGTAGTGGCAATAGGTAGCGTAATAAAACTGTTCAAAACGATCGTACAATTAATGATTGTTTGTTATAtcgtttttgtaatttgtccTAGGCTTCACGCGCATCGCCAGATAGATAGTATTTAAGATAATGAAATTTTTGGCAATCAGTGAAACTTGAATTTGTTCCGATAGATCCCAAAAAGAACCAAAATGTTTCCAGACTTCATAAAGGTTGGGAAATTGATTCGCTCGAACTAAAAATCCACTCGGCTTCTATGAGATTCGTTCAAGGTTTGATCGGGAAGCTGTACAGTTAACGGTCTACGCATTAAATTCCTCAAGATAATTACTCAGTATTGCATAAGTTGAGTAATGTTTATCTTCGTATATATCAAGGTCATCCTCGGGGTTTTCCCAACTCTCTTCAGACTCGAATCCGTACAGCTCCTCCGTGAGCCGCACGAACCGCAAGTAATTGTCTTGTAGTTGAGCCAATTGCGCTACATGGG is part of the Drosophila gunungcola strain Sukarami unplaced genomic scaffold, Dgunungcola_SK_2 000042F, whole genome shotgun sequence genome and encodes:
- the LOC128263992 gene encoding LOW QUALITY PROTEIN: cytochrome P450 307a1-like (The sequence of the model RefSeq protein was modified relative to this genomic sequence to represent the inferred CDS: inserted 1 base in 1 codon), whose amino-acid sequence is MRILAVDQIRDETLANFFATEGIMCRFIPPSAPHFGERWNQVQSIYQGFWKRWHTEYLTSSHERTKWQLENENLKGDTLVVLKEPKDGASTYFSKLSDIGGFEIIHLLDQLNKTSSGNSCDIKPFILQASANMFCQYMCSVRFDYNDKDFQKIVEYFDEIFWEINQGYSFDFLPWLIPFYNNHXKKIVNWSTTIRTFILDRIVNLREINVNLEEPDKVFTDALLKSLKENQDVSRNTIIFMLEDFIGGHSAVGNLVMLALAYIAKNSSIGQQIKQEVHIVSNKGLRSISLYDMNVMPYTMASISEVLRYSSSPIVPHVALEDTVISGFGVTKGTIVIINNFILNMNEKNWSCPDLFEPERFLEIKNIYHKNHPLKLIDFERRSEESDLCGSFDEQRNSKSV